Within Xanthomonas oryzae pv. oryzae, the genomic segment CCAGGGTTCTTGCCATTAACCCAGCCGAACACCTGGCGCTCCTGCGCCGGCGTCAACGTCCGCGGACGACCGCTGCCCTTACGCGTCATCAATGCGCCAGCGCCGCCCTCCTGTGCTCGCGCCAGCACTTTGTACGCCCAGCCGCGATGCAACCCGAACGACGAGGCCACTTCGGCCGGCGATTCGCCTTCGCCCATCCGTTGCAACGCCATCAGGCGCATTTCTTCCAGCGCTGCCCGAGATACCAAACGTCCGTCTCTCTTCTTTATGGATGGTTGGACAGCAGACGTCGACATTTGTTCGGTGAATTCAACTCCGATTCGCAACGCTTTTGAGGACCTGGCATTGTCGTAAATGTCCTCGCACATCCTGGCATGGCCGTAGATGAAGCGTCACAACTCATGGTGATCCTTCCCAGAAATTCGAAGCTCGTGGCCGAACTATGGGCGCCCAGCTCGGCGGTCGGTCTGTTACAGGTCGGTAAGCCTGTGGACATTAGCTACGATGCATTTCCTGCCGCTAGGGACATGTCAGTGCACAGATGCGATTGGATACGAGCGCGCGCCCGCTGCAACGCCGGTGCACTGCATGGGACCCATATCGGAACGAAAGATCAGCACATGGTTGTCGCCTTCCACGCGCATGCGTCATGCAATCAATGCACTCGTTGAGTGACCCACGCTTGTTTCAGCGCAGGCCATGCACAAGCCACAGCTTGTCTCAGGCAGACGCACGCAGCGGCTGCCGGCTCACCACATCGCGCGCCTGCACGATAGCGTCGATCAGCGCCTGCACCTGCTGCGGCGTATGCAGCGCGGACAGCGTCACGCGCAAGCGCGCCTTGCCTTCGGGCACGGTGGGCGGACGAATGGCGCCGACCATGAAACCCGCCTGTTCCAGTGCGGCCGACATCGCCATGACGGTCGCTTCTTCACCGCACAGCAAGGGCTGGATCGGCGTGTCGGACGCCATCAGTTCGAAGCCATGCTTGCGCGCGCCATCGCGGAACGCAGCAATCAATTCGACCAGGCGCGCACGCCGCCAATCGTCGCGACGCGCCAGGCGCACGGCTGCCAGCGTGGCGGCGACTTGGGCCGGTGGCAATGCAGTGGTGTAAATGTACGGGCGCGCGGTTTCGGCCAGATGGCGCACCAGCGCGTCGTCGCCAACAACAACCGCGCCGTAGCCACCGAGCGCTTTGCCCAGGGTCACCAACTGCAACGGCACTTCGGCCACGCCCAGCCCGGCATCGGCCACGCAGCCGCGACCCTGGGGGCCGAGCACGCCAACACCGTGCGCGTCGTCCACATAAAACAGGGCGTCCTGCATGCGGGCCACCAGGCTCAACGCGCGCAGCGGCGCGACATCGCCATCCATGCTGAAAACAGCGTCGCTGGCCAGCATCGCCGCACCCTCGGGCGCGCCTTTGAGCTGACGCATCGCGCCTTCCACATCCAGATGTGGATAGCGTCGCAGCCGGCAGCCAGCCAGCCGTGTGGCGTCGAGCAGGCTGGCGTGATTGAGCCGGTCCTGCACGCAGACATCGTCTTCTTCGCTGAGCAGTGCCTGTTGCACCGCCAGATTGGCGATGAAACCGTTGCCGAACAGCAACGCCGATGGATAGCCCAGCCACTCGGCGATTTCGCGCTCAAGCGTTTCGTGCGCGGTGTGGTGGCCGCAGATCAGATGCGAGGCGGTGGCACCGGCGCCATCGCGGGCAGCGGCATCCTGCAGCGCGGCGATCACTTCGAACTGTTGCGACAGGCCTAGATAGTCGTTGGAGCAGAACCCGGTCAGCCAGCGGCCGTCGATTTCCAGCCGCACGCCATCGCGGCGGCCGACCTGTCGCCGCACCCGCACCCGGTCCTGGGCCACATGCAATTTACGTAGCGACGAAATCCGTCCGTGCAGATCGGGGCGAGCCATGGGAGCGTTCAACGGCAGAGAAGGGCCGCTAGCGTAGCGTGCCGGGCTCAGCGCGCCCAGCCGGCACCGACGACCGGTGCCGGACGCCGGCTCAGGCGGTATGCTCGCAGGCCGCGCTGCGGGTGATCTCCGCATGCACGGTAGCGGGGTGATCGTGCTCGGCCGCATCGACGGTGATCTGCATCGGGCGCAGACCCAGGCGCTGGAACAGCGTCTGGTCGCGCTCGGTATCCGGGTTGCCGGTGGTGAGCAGTTTTTCGCCGTAGAAGATCGAATTGGCACCGGCCAGGAAGCACAGCGCCTGCAGTTCGTCGCTCATTGCTTCGCGGCCGGCGGACAGGCGCACCATCGACTTGGGCATGGCGATGCGCGCAACCGCGATCATGCGCACGAACTCGAACGGGTCCAGCTGCTGGGTGCCGTGCAGTGGAGTACCGGGCACCTGCACCAGCTGATTGATCGGCACCGAATCCGGATGCGCCGGCAGCGTGGCCAGCGCCAGCAGCAGGCCGATGCGGTGGTCGCGGGTTTCGCCCATGCCGACGATGCCGCCGCAGCAGGTCTTCAGACCGACATCGCGGACATGCTCCAGCGTGTTCAGGCGGTCCTGGTACTGGCGGGTGTGAATGATGGTGTCGTAATAATCCGGCGCGGTGTCCAGATTGTGGTTGTAGTAGTCCAGCCCGGCATCCTTGAGCGCACGCGCCTGGCCGGCGTCGAGCATGCCGAGCGTGGCGCAGGTTTCCAGACCCATGGCTTTCACCTCGCGGATCATCGCGGCCACCTTGGGGATGTCGCGCTCCTTGGGCGAGCGCCAGGCGGCGCCCATGCAGAAACGCGAGGCGCCAGCCGCCTTGGCCTGACGCGCCTTGGCCACGACCTCTTCGGTCTCCAGCAGCTTCTGCGCGGTCACGCCGGTGTCGTAGCGCTGCGCCTGCGGGCAATACGCGCAGTCTTCCGGGCAACCGCCGGTCTTGACCGACAGCAGTGTGGAGACCTGCACTTCAGCCGGATCGAAATGGGCGCGATGCACGCTGGCGGCGCGGTGCAGCAGCTCCGGAAACGGCAGATCGAACAGCGCCTGCAGCTCTTTGTGATCCCAGTCATGGCGGACGACAACAGACATCGGAGTTTCCTGACAGTCAGCGGCTTGAAAGCAAGGCAGTCTGGTGAGCATGGGAGATGCTGTCAACGTCAATCAGGTGCGATCGGTTTACAGGTGGCCGCAACGGGTGTTTCGGTTGTTGCTGCCGAGCCTGTGTCTGGTGTGCGCAGAGGCAGGCACGGCCGACGGCGATCTGTGCCCCTCCTGTCGCGCCGCCTTGCCGGATCACGGCCACGCCTGTTTATGCTGCGCCACTCAGCTGTTCGCCTCCGATGGGGTGGCCCTGTGCGGGCAATGCCTGCAGGAACCACCGCCGCTGCAGCGCGTGCATGCCTGTTTCACCTATCGCTGGCCAGTGGACGGGCTGCTGCGGCGGTTCAAATTCCACCAAGATCTGGCGGCGGGTCGCCTGCTTAGCGAGCTGATGGCCCGGCGCTGCGTGGAGCTGCCGCGCCCGCAGGCGTTGGTGCCGGTGAGCCTGCACCGGCAGCGCCTGCGCCAGCGCGGCTACGACCAGGCGCTGGAGTTGGCCAGGCCGCTCGGCCGCGCATTGCAGCTGCCGTGCCTGCCGTTGCTGCGCCGCGTGCGCGCGACCGCGCCGCAATCCGAGCTGGATGCGGTCGAGCGGCAGCGCAATCTGCGCGACGCCTTCGTCGCCCGCGGCCCGTTGCCGGCACATGTGGCGCTGGTGGATGACGTGATGACCACCGGCGCGACGCTGCACGCCGCTGCGAAGGCATTGCGAAAGGCTGGAGTGCAACGGGTGGATGCCTGGGTCTGCGCGCGGGTGCCGTGATCTAGCCTGCCGGCGCCAGCTGTGTGAGGCTTCGCCCTTACCCGCACCCCTTCCGCTCTTCCGCAGGAGAGGGGCTCTCTGTCTGACAGGACAGCGTGGTCGATAGCGATCCGGCTTCCGTGGGTGGATCGCTAAAAAAGAGATTGAGCAATTGAACAGTAGAGGCTGGCAAGTTGTGAATCCTTGCTCGCTACTTCAATGTCTGATCTTCAATCGACGAATTTCCCATCTCCATCTCCATCTCCATCTCCATCCCCATTCCCGAATCTAACGCCCCGCCACCGCGATGCCAACGAAGATCGCCAGGCCAACCCAGTTGTTGTGCAGGAAGGCACGGAAGCAGGGGCCGCGCTCGCGGTGGCGGGCGATGCGGAATTCGTAGGCCACCAGCAGGGCCGCAACGCCCAGACCGGCCCAGTACGCCGCACCAAGATCAGCGCGCAGGTCGACCAAGGCCAGGACTGCGAACATCAGCGCATACAAGATGCCTTGCGCGACCAGATCGAATCTGCCGAACAGGATGGCGGTGGATTTGCTGCCCATGCGGATGTCGTCGTCGCGGTCGACCATGGCGTACCAGGTGTCGTAGGCAGTTGCCCACAGGATGTTGGCGGCGTACAGCAGCCAGCCCAGAACCGGCACGCTGCCTTGCACGGCGGCGAAGGCCATCGGGATGCCCCAGCCGAACGCCATGCCCAGATAGACCTGGGGCAGGTGGGTGTGGCGCTTGAGATAGGGGTAGCTGGCGGCCAGGAAGACGCCGGGCACGCTCAGCAGCACGGTCAGCCAGTTGAGCGTGAACACCAGCGCGAAGGCCACCAACATCAGTACCACGAATACCCAGAGCGCCTCGCGCCCGGAGACCGCGCCGGTGGCCAGCGGACGCGATTTGGTGCGCTCCACGTGCGGATCCAGCCAGCGGTCGGCGTAATCGTTGATCACGCAGCCGGCCGAGCGGGTCAGCCACACCCCGGCGGTGAACACGAACAGCGTCCACAGCGGCGGCAGGCCATCGGCGGCCAGCCACAACGCCCACCAGGTAGGCCAGAGCAGCAGCAGACTCCCGATCGGGCGGTCGCCACGGACCAGCTGCCAGTACTGGCCCAGTCGCTGCGGGCACGTCAGCCCGCACGCTGCGGGCAGTCGTTCGACATCATGCTTGCTCATGCGGCAAAGGGTAGCAGCGCGGCTCGGCCGTGGTCATGTGGGCGCTGTGCGGGCGGCAATCCTGGCAATGCCCTGCCTCCGCGATGGGATACGGCTGGCCGCAGCGATCAAGGTTGCGAGCGGCCAGGGCCGTGCGTTGGTGCAGGCGGGCTGGGGCGGGCGGTGCGATTGCCCCGCAGGCTCGGCAATGACCGCGCTCAGGCGCGTGCTCAACCTGACGGTCAGGTGGGGAGCGTTGAGCAGGCTTGCATCTGGCGACGGCCGCTTGAGATGGCCGCGCCGCTGCACGTCTGGACCCTGTGCGCTTGAACCTGGGCATCCGGTGCCGCCCGGCGAATGCCCCGGCCGAGAGGCCGGTGTCATCACATCTGGAGTGACGCCGTGGCTGGCCAGGTCCCGTGTCGCCCAGCCCCATCACGCGCACGCCGGCTGTTCTGGCATAATGCGCGGCCAGGCGCTCGTAGCTCAGCCGGATAGAGTAGTGGCTTCCGAAGCCATTGGTCGGGGGTTCGAATCCCTCCGGGCGCACCAATTTCAGTTCCAGGGCTTATGCTGGGATTTAAAAGAACCCTCGAGAGATCGGGGGTTTTTTGTTGTCCGTACACAGCGAAAGGTCAACCCGGAGCCATTGGCATCCAGGCTGATCGGGCATAGATGGGCGCACCCGCCTTCAACGCAGGAGTGCAGAAGATGGATGTCCCATGCACTCAAGCGGCTTCATGGAACACTTCAACGACAGCGACCAACGCGGCGTCCTGGATATGCAAGGGTTCGACAGTCTGCGCGAAGCTGGCAAACAGACCGGCTGGCGCTTGGCTGGCGGCCGGCAGCAAATAGAGACAGCATGGACGCGGCGGGTAAGCACCCGCCGAGTTCTGCAATCAACACACCAGCATGCCTGTCCGTTGTTAACATAGGCAAAGATATGCTTGCGCTGCGATCCCAGCGTCGCCGACGACGCCACATCGCGTGCCGACCCGACCCCTGAAAACTGCACCAGTGCGCGCGCGGCCGAGTCCTCCAGGCAACCACCCGCTCACTGACACCGCGCCCACAGATTCTGTGCGCGCTGTTGACGCATTGGGCCGATAATGGCGCACCGCTGGCAGCACGCCAGTCTGCTGCCAGGGCGCGTATGTCTCTTTCCGTCGACTCATCGGATGCCGCCACCGCGGCAGATTCGCTTCCGCCCGCACCAGCGCACCGCCCGCGCGCACCTGCCTCGATGGTGGTGCTGGCCACGCTTGCCGTTGGCTACACGCTGTGGGCGGCGCAGACGATCATTCTGCCGATCATGCTGGCCGTGTTTTTCGCGTTGATCGGCAACCCCATCCTGCGCGGTCTGCGCAAGTTGTATATCCCGCGGTTTCTCGGCGCTTTGCTCATCCTGTGCCTGGGCCTGGCAGGCACCGTGACCCTGGCGGTGCAACTGGCCGGCCCGGCTGCCGAGTGGGCGCAACAGGCACCGCAGCACATGCAGCAGATTGCCCACGATGTGCGCAATCTCACCAAGCCGGTGATGCAGGCCAATCAGGCGGCGGAAAATTTTGCACGCGCCGCCGGTGGCGAAGGCCAGCGCGGCGTGCAGATCGTGCGCACGCAGATGGACGACCCTTACAAGGCCCTGGTCCGCACGCCCAAGCTCGCCGCGTCGGTGTTGGCGGTGGTGCTGCTGACGTTCTTCTTCATGGTCTATGGCGAAAGCCTGCAGCGGCATGCGATCGCCTTGCTGCCGAACCGCCAGCAGCAACGTTTCACCACCGAGATCATGCTGGACATCGAACGCGAGGTTTCGCGCTACGTGCTCACCATCAGCGTGATCAACACGCTGGTCGGGCTGGTGTTTGCCGGCATTTTGTATGTACTGAAGATTCCGCTGCCGGAAGCGATCTTGTGGGGCACGGTGGTAGGGTTGTTGAATTTTGCGCCGTATGTAGGTCCGTTGATCGGCGTGATGCTGATGCTGCTGATGGGCTTTGTGGAATTCCGCACTACCTTGTCCTCGCTGTTGCCGGCAATCCTGTACCTGGCACTGCACACCATCGAAGGCCAGGTGGTCACGCCCATCGTACTGGGCCGCCGCATGGCGATCTCGCCGCTGATGCTGATCCTGGGGCTGATGCTGTTCGGCTGGTTGTGGGGCATGGTCGGCCTGCTGCTGGCGGTTCCTTTGCTGGTCTGCATCAAGATGGTGCTGAGCCGGGTGGACGTCATGCAGCGCTGGGCGCGGTTGCTTGAGTAGCGGGGACTGGGGAGCCGCAAAGGCATGCATTGCGTCACTGGATCGGCTCGAAGGCCACTTGACTGCTTTTGCCACTCTCCAATCCCGACTCCGCAACCCCCTTTTCATAGCCACCGCCGTAAAATGCGGCAATGAGCTTCCACATCCGCGCCATCACCCTCGACCTCGACGATACGTTGTGGCCCTTTGCGCCGATCGGGGCGCGGATCGATCAGATGCTGTACGACTGGATGCGCGAGCACAGTCCGGTCACTGCCGAGCGCTTTCCGGTGGAGGCGATGCGCGCGCTGTGTGAGCGCAGCTTTGCCGACAACCCGCACCTGCATCACGACCTCAGCGCGCTGCGTCGGTTGACGCTGGAAATGGCGTTGCGCGAGAGCGGCGGCGATCTGGCGTTGCTGGAGCCGGCCTACGAAGTGTTCTATGCCGCACGCAACCAGGTGGAATGCTATCCGGATGTGCTCGACGCGCTGGCGCGCATCGCTGCGCACGTACCGGTGGCCGCGCTCAGTAACGGCAATGCCGATCTGCAGCGCATCGGGCTGATGCATCACTTCGCATTTCAGCTGGGCTCGCGTGAACACGGCAGCGCAAAGCCCGACCCGAGCATCTTCCTGGCCGCCTGCGGCCGGCTTGAGGTGTCTCCGGCGCACGTGCTGCATGTGGGCGACCACGTGCGCACGGACGTGCTGGGCGCGCTGGATGCAGGCCTGCGCGCTTGCTGGATCAACCGCGAAGGTGCGGTGTGGTCGCACCCCACCCAGCAACCGGATCTGGAATTCGACAGCATGACCGGGCTGGCCGATTGGCTGGACGCGCAGCCGCCGCATCCTGGCCCCGCGCACGCCGGCATCACCCTTCCCGCCTGAGCCCATTGCTCGGCGCACGGCGCCACATTCGAGGATTCCCATGTCGCACCTCACCGGTTTCATCGATTCCAACGCCGCGGCCTTGCCGCTGTATGTACTCGACCGCGAGAGCTTTACGCGCTGGTGCGCACAACAGCCCACCGGTGTGCTGTCGTGGGCGCAGGCGCAGCGTTTCGAAGCCGCACCGGGCAGCGTACTGCTGTTGCCGGGCGACAACGGGCTGGCCGGGGCGATTCTCGGTATTGGCGATCGTGCTGATGCCTACGCTTATGCGCATGCGCCGATGGCATTGCCGCCGGCCAGCCGCTGGACGCTGGCCAACCCGTTGAGTGATGCCGAGCAGGCGTTGCTGCATCTGGGCTGGGGATTGGGCGCGTATCGCTTCGCGCGTTATCGCAAGGTGCCGCGTGCGCCGGCCGAACTGGCGGCCACGCCGTCGGCACAGACGCGCGCCTTGATCGAGGCCTGCCTGCAGGTGCGCGACTGGGTCAATACGCCCACCGAAGACATGGGCCCGCAGCACCTGGAAGACGCCACGCGCGCAGTTGGCCAAGCGCATGGCGCTCAGGTCGATGCGATTGTCGGCGAGGCGTTGCTGGCGCAGAACTTCCCCACCATCCATACGGTGGGGCGCGCGTCGCATCGCGCGCCGCGCTTGATTGAGTTGCAGTGGGGCGAGACGGCCCATCCGCATCTGGTGCTGGTCGGCAAGGGTGTGTGCTTCGACACCGGCGGGCTGGATCTGAAGCCGGCCGATGGCATGCGCAACATGAAGAAGGACATGGGCGGTGCGGCGCATGCGTTGGCGCTGGCCGGGCTGGTGATGGCGCAGCAGTTGCCGGTGCGGTTGACGCTGCTGATTGCGGCAGTGGAAAACGCGGTGGGCCCGGATGCGTTCCGCCCTGGCGAGGTGATCACCACCCGCGCCGGTGTGACGGTGGAAGTGGACAACACCGATGCCGAAGGCCGCCTGGTGCTGTGCGATGCGCTGAGCTATGCCACCGAGCAGCGCCCGGACCTGATCCTGGATTTCGCCACCCTCACCGGCGCGGCGCGGATCGCGCTGGGCCCTGACCTGCCGGCGCTATTCGCCAACGACGATGCGCTGGCACAGGCCTGGATCAACGCCGGCGAACAGACCCGCGACCCGGTGTGGCGCATGCCGCTATGGCGTCCTTATCTGCGCTATCTCAACAGCCATGTCGCCGATATGGCAAACGCCGGCTCGCGCATGGCTGGCGCCGTCACCGCCGCGCTGTATCTGGAACGCTTCGTGGCACCCGGCCAGCCGTGGGCGCATCTGGACGTCTACGCCTGGAACGACAGCGACCGCCCTGGCCGCCCCGCCGGCGGCGAAGCACTGGCCCTGCGCTCGGCGTTCGCGATGCTTCAGCAACGTTACGGAAGTTGAGCGCGGTTAGCGCTGCTGTCACGCTGCGGCGAACACAGCGCTCGCTGCGCGGGTCATCCCTGGTTACGCAACAACGGCGCGATCGTGCGCATGCGTGTCTGCGTCGCCGGGCCGACCAATGCAAATGCGGTATCGCCTTCAGCCCAGTATTGTGCCAACAGACGGCCATCGCGGCGCTCGCCGGTCGGCATCGGTCCGCTGCGTGGACGCAGATACAAGCCAATGCGCGCAATTGGCACGCTATACACCAGCATCGCGGCCGCGCCTTCCGGTGTGAACAGCAATTGCCTACCGCGCAGCGTATGGCCTTGCGCGCGCAGATCCGGCACGACGCCGGCATTGCCGAAATACGTGCGCAACCACGGTTCCAACTCCGCACGGCACTGCACGTCCAACGCAACGCCCTGCTGCGTGCCAGCATCGGCGAACAGGCGATAAGCGGCGATGGCAGCGGCCATCGGCACGCGTTGGCATGCGACCCGGCTCGCATGCAGCTGCCAGCCCAGTCCGGTACCCAAGCCCAGTGCCAGCACGCCACTGTCGGCCACAGCAAACACGGCGCGACGGCGTTGTTGCAGGCCACGGCGAATCGCCGCAGGCGTGAGTGCATGGCGCCCATCTCCGGTGCAAGGCCGGCATGCGCGGCACGTAGCGCTTCGGCATCGTGCTTACAGCCAGCCACGCGCGCGGCCGGCGCGGGATGCGCCTGTAACCAGGCCGCCACTGCTGCGTGTTGCTGCGGGGCAAGGCGGCCATCGACATAGGCGTGCAACGCGTGTTCGTCGGGCGGTGCGATGGTCATTTCAGGATCCTCAATGCAGGTGCGTGGTTCACGTGACCTTCGTTGACCGCGCGCAAGCGTTCGCGCGCACGCGACAGGCGCGAGATCACCGTGCTAATCGGGATGCCGAGCGTGTCTGCCACCTGGCGATCACTGAAACCCTCCACGCTGACCAAGAGCA encodes:
- the bioF gene encoding 8-amino-7-oxononanoate synthase produces the protein MRPSTITPLPCMRRSPAARPASIPPEPASGTGRRCRLGALSPARYASGPSLPLNAPMARPDLHGRISSLRKLHVAQDRVRVRRQVGRRDGVRLEIDGRWLTGFCSNDYLGLSQQFEVIAALQDAAARDGAGATASHLICGHHTAHETLEREIAEWLGYPSALLFGNGFIANLAVQQALLSEEDDVCVQDRLNHASLLDATRLAGCRLRRYPHLDVEGAMRQLKGAPEGAAMLASDAVFSMDGDVAPLRALSLVARMQDALFYVDDAHGVGVLGPQGRGCVADAGLGVAEVPLQLVTLGKALGGYGAVVVGDDALVRHLAETARPYIYTTALPPAQVAATLAAVRLARRDDWRRARLVELIAAFRDGARKHGFELMASDTPIQPLLCGEEATVMAMSAALEQAGFMVGAIRPPTVPEGKARLRVTLSALHTPQQVQALIDAIVQARDVVSRQPLRASA
- a CDS encoding HAD family hydrolase, whose amino-acid sequence is MSFHIRAITLDLDDTLWPFAPIGARIDQMLYDWMREHSPVTAERFPVEAMRALCERSFADNPHLHHDLSALRRLTLEMALRESGGDLALLEPAYEVFYAARNQVECYPDVLDALARIAAHVPVAALSNGNADLQRIGLMHHFAFQLGSREHGSAKPDPSIFLAACGRLEVSPAHVLHVGDHVRTDVLGALDAGLRACWINREGAVWSHPTQQPDLEFDSMTGLADWLDAQPPHPGPAHAGITLPA
- the bioB gene encoding biotin synthase BioB — encoded protein: MSVVVRHDWDHKELQALFDLPFPELLHRAASVHRAHFDPAEVQVSTLLSVKTGGCPEDCAYCPQAQRYDTGVTAQKLLETEEVVAKARQAKAAGASRFCMGAAWRSPKERDIPKVAAMIREVKAMGLETCATLGMLDAGQARALKDAGLDYYNHNLDTAPDYYDTIIHTRQYQDRLNTLEHVRDVGLKTCCGGIVGMGETRDHRIGLLLALATLPAHPDSVPINQLVQVPGTPLHGTQQLDPFEFVRMIAVARIAMPKSMVRLSAGREAMSDELQALCFLAGANSIFYGEKLLTTGNPDTERDQTLFQRLGLRPMQITVDAAEHDHPATVHAEITRSAACEHTA
- a CDS encoding AI-2E family transporter, translating into MSLSVDSSDAATAADSLPPAPAHRPRAPASMVVLATLAVGYTLWAAQTIILPIMLAVFFALIGNPILRGLRKLYIPRFLGALLILCLGLAGTVTLAVQLAGPAAEWAQQAPQHMQQIAHDVRNLTKPVMQANQAAENFARAAGGEGQRGVQIVRTQMDDPYKALVRTPKLAASVLAVVLLTFFFMVYGESLQRHAIALLPNRQQQRFTTEIMLDIEREVSRYVLTISVINTLVGLVFAGILYVLKIPLPEAILWGTVVGLLNFAPYVGPLIGVMLMLLMGFVEFRTTLSSLLPAILYLALHTIEGQVVTPIVLGRRMAISPLMLILGLMLFGWLWGMVGLLLAVPLLVCIKMVLSRVDVMQRWARLLE
- a CDS encoding ComF family protein, with the translated sequence MGDAVNVNQVRSVYRWPQRVFRLLLPSLCLVCAEAGTADGDLCPSCRAALPDHGHACLCCATQLFASDGVALCGQCLQEPPPLQRVHACFTYRWPVDGLLRRFKFHQDLAAGRLLSELMARRCVELPRPQALVPVSLHRQRLRQRGYDQALELARPLGRALQLPCLPLLRRVRATAPQSELDAVERQRNLRDAFVARGPLPAHVALVDDVMTTGATLHAAAKALRKAGVQRVDAWVCARVP
- a CDS encoding leucyl aminopeptidase family protein encodes the protein MSHLTGFIDSNAAALPLYVLDRESFTRWCAQQPTGVLSWAQAQRFEAAPGSVLLLPGDNGLAGAILGIGDRADAYAYAHAPMALPPASRWTLANPLSDAEQALLHLGWGLGAYRFARYRKVPRAPAELAATPSAQTRALIEACLQVRDWVNTPTEDMGPQHLEDATRAVGQAHGAQVDAIVGEALLAQNFPTIHTVGRASHRAPRLIELQWGETAHPHLVLVGKGVCFDTGGLDLKPADGMRNMKKDMGGAAHALALAGLVMAQQLPVRLTLLIAAVENAVGPDAFRPGEVITTRAGVTVEVDNTDAEGRLVLCDALSYATEQRPDLILDFATLTGAARIALGPDLPALFANDDALAQAWINAGEQTRDPVWRMPLWRPYLRYLNSHVADMANAGSRMAGAVTAALYLERFVAPGQPWAHLDVYAWNDSDRPGRPAGGEALALRSAFAMLQQRYGS
- the ubiA gene encoding 4-hydroxybenzoate octaprenyltransferase, producing MSKHDVERLPAACGLTCPQRLGQYWQLVRGDRPIGSLLLLWPTWWALWLAADGLPPLWTLFVFTAGVWLTRSAGCVINDYADRWLDPHVERTKSRPLATGAVSGREALWVFVVLMLVAFALVFTLNWLTVLLSVPGVFLAASYPYLKRHTHLPQVYLGMAFGWGIPMAFAAVQGSVPVLGWLLYAANILWATAYDTWYAMVDRDDDIRMGSKSTAILFGRFDLVAQGILYALMFAVLALVDLRADLGAAYWAGLGVAALLVAYEFRIARHRERGPCFRAFLHNNWVGLAIFVGIAVAGR